The genomic DNA CACAGGCCGCATTTATGCTCAATTCCGCCAGCTTTTTCGTTGCAGGTCTGATCGTCTGCAATATTGCATTCCCGCCCGTGACCAAGGAGGAAGTAAATAGGGAGGATGCTCATACTGAATCACGTGGAAGTCGGACGTCTTCCGATGATCGAATCCTCGGCAGGTCACAAATACTGCAATGCATCCGTATGTCGCTTCCGCTCCAAGTCGTAATTGCATTCGAGCTACTGGTTCCATTCCTCAATGGGATTGATAATGTGCTGATCAGTGTATATGCCGTGCAGGAGTTTAAGCTGGGGGATGCCGGGATTGGACTGTTTTACGCCGCTTTGGGTGCGGGCCTGGTTGTCAGTTATGCACTGGGGCGTCTATTCAGCCGTTCTTTATTGAGCGGAGGACTGGTATGTCTGCTATTGGAGGGAATTTTGCTCATGGGGTTAAGTGGAATTGAACATGCATGGGCGGCGGTCGCCATTTACTTTTTCATTTCGTTGGCAGGCGGGGTGGGAGCAATCTGTTTGGATACACTATTCATGCGAGAGACTCCGCTGCATTTACAGGGGCCATTATTGGGTATGCTGACAGCGTGGAGTCAAGGAATTATCGGCTTATCCATGTTTGGAGCTGGGGTGGCGGTGGAAATCATAGAGCCGCGTATGTTAGGTTTGATTGGCGGCGCTGGATTTATCTTGATATCTATCATGATATCAATTTACTATATAAGGACTCGCAGCCGTAAGGCAGCGGGAATCTAATTATTCCGTATCGTTTTTGCTACTGGTTTTCACTGATTTATCGGACTTGCGGAAAGAACCAATCAGGAAGGATCTCCAGCGGTAAACGATATATAGCAGAAGGATAATGCCGATGATGACGACGATTCGCAGCGCATACAGCTCCACCAAATGGAACATGGCATCCCATTGCGGACCGAACACCTTACCGATGCCAAGAAACAGGATGACCCAGAACAGGGCGCCGCTGTATGCATACAAGGCAAATTTACGCAGGGGAAGGGCGATAATTCCCGCAAAATAACCTGTAAAATGCCGGACACCGGGAATGAAATATCCGAGAAAAATAAGCCAGTACCCGTAACGTTGAAACCATTTTTGCGTTTTTTCAAGCTTGTCCGGCGATAACAAAACCCATTTGCCGTATTTATGGATAAAGGGGAGTCCGGCCCATTTTCCGATAAAGTAGGTAATGGTCATTCCGATGGTTGTGCCTAAAAAGGCCAGAAGCACCAGCTTTCCAAAATCCAGCGTACCCGAATAGGAGAGATATCCCGCATAAGCCATCGTGGTTTCCCCGGGAAAAGGTAAAGCAATAAATTCCAGCAGCAAGCCGAAAAAAAGGACGCCGTATCCGTATTCTTCGAACAATTGCGCGATCCATTTCAGCACATCCATCGTTTACACTCCTACGAACAGATTCATAATTTAGAATTAATTCATTTTAACAATCTTTTCATGTCCGCTCAACTCCGGTTGATTTCTTGACGTCTTGTTTTATCGTTGCGTATAATGAAACGAACAATTGAGGGAGGCACGGTAATGAATAAGCCTAATGAAATCGTTGTAGTTCTTGACTTTGGAGGACAATACAACCAGTTAATCGCAAGAAGAATACGGGACCTCGGCGTGTACAGCGAGCTCCTTCCATACAATACGCCTGCGGAGAAGCTGAGAGAACTGGCACCGAAAGGGATTGTTTTCTCAGGTGGACCTTCCAGCGTATATGCAGAAAATGCCCCTCAAGTCGACCGGGCAATCTATGATCTGGGAATTCCTATTTTCGGTATTTGCTATGGTATGCAGTTGATGGCTCACCAACTGGACGGTAAGGTAGAACGTGCAGGCAAGCGTGAGTACGGCAAAGCAGACGTGCAATTCAATGAGGATACAAGATTGGCCAAAGGGCTGGAATCTCGTCAAACCGTATGGATGAGCCACGGAGACCATGTTACGGATCTGCCATCCGGCTTTAAACTGGATGCAGGAACGGAAAGTGCACCGATTGCAGCAATGAGCCATCCGGAGCGGAATCTGTACGCGGTACAATTCCATCCAGAGGTGCGTCATTCCATTCATGGTAATGAGATGATTAGCAACTTCCTCTATGAAGTATGCGGTTGTGAAGGCAAATGGACGATGGAGTCGTTCATCGAGGACCAGATCCGTGAAATCCGCCAGCAGGTAGGCGACAAAAAAGTATTGTGCGCTTTAAGTGGCGGTGTAGATTCTTCCGTTGTAGCAATGCTCATTCATAAAGCGATTGGTGATCAACTGACATGTATGTTCATTGACCATGGACTGCTGCGCAAGGGCGAAGCTGAAAGTGTAATGGAGACGTTCGTTGGTAAATTTGATATGAAGGTTGTCAAAATTGACGCACGTGAGCGTTTCCTGTCCAAGCTGGCAGGAGTCGATGATCCGGAACAAAAACGTAAAATCATCGGTAACGAGTTCATCTATGTGTTCGAGGAAGAATCCAAGCAATTCGACGATTTTACATTCCTGGCACAAGGCACACTGTATACGGATATTGTAGAGAGTGGAACAGCCACGGCACAGACGATCAAATCGCACCATAACGTAGGTGGCTTGCCGGAAGACATGAAGTTCAAGTTGATCGAGCCGCTGAATGCACTGTTCAAAGATGAAGTACGTAAAGTCGGCGAAGAATGCGGACTTCCAGCTGAGATTGTATGGCGTCAGCCTTTCCCGGGTCCGGGTCTTGCCATTCGTGTACTGGGCGAAGTGACAGAGGACAAGCTTACGATTGTTCGTGAATCGGATTATATTTTGCGCGAGGAGATTGCCAAAGCCGGTCTGGACCGGGAAATCTGGCAATACTTCACCGCTCTGCCGAATATGAAGAGTGTTGGCGTAATGGGCGACGCTCGTACGTATTCTTACACTGTGGGCATTCGTGCAGTAACCTCCATCGACGGCATGACCGCCGACTGGGCGCGTATCCCTTGGGATGTGCTGGAGAAAATTTCGGTACGTATCGTTAATGAAGTGGATAACGTCAATCGCATCGTGTACGATATCACCTCTAAACCACCAGCAACGATTGAGTGGGAGTAGTTGCTATTGAGTTAGAAAGCCTTTATTAAAGGCGTTTCTAGCTCTTTTTTTTATTGCATTATCATTGTGTTTTTTCAAATCTACTTTGTTTTTCACCTTTTTCATGTTCCCAGTTATTCTTGATGTGAGTAAATTAAACTTACAAGAAAAAATGAAATAACAGCAAGTAAAATCAAATAGTAATCTCTCCATATCTTTATACTAAATGTAGAGC from Paenibacillus sp. FSL R10-2782 includes the following:
- a CDS encoding DedA family protein, which produces MDVLKWIAQLFEEYGYGVLFFGLLLEFIALPFPGETTMAYAGYLSYSGTLDFGKLVLLAFLGTTIGMTITYFIGKWAGLPFIHKYGKWVLLSPDKLEKTQKWFQRYGYWLIFLGYFIPGVRHFTGYFAGIIALPLRKFALYAYSGALFWVILFLGIGKVFGPQWDAMFHLVELYALRIVVIIGIILLLYIVYRWRSFLIGSFRKSDKSVKTSSKNDTE
- a CDS encoding MFS transporter, with translation MVNKQYRKLFAAGIINGIGDRFCQIALLALIYRLTGSGLSVGIMLGLRVIPFLILSPVSGVLITRISRRTLMMTTDLLRGGVTLVFLSVHSNEDMWIVYGVSTLLACGEALYAPARKSSIPLLVRPSDLLRVNSLEQVMSGLVLVIGAAAGGIVSAFFGPQAAFMLNSASFFVAGLIVCNIAFPPVTKEEVNREDAHTESRGSRTSSDDRILGRSQILQCIRMSLPLQVVIAFELLVPFLNGIDNVLISVYAVQEFKLGDAGIGLFYAALGAGLVVSYALGRLFSRSLLSGGLVCLLLEGILLMGLSGIEHAWAAVAIYFFISLAGGVGAICLDTLFMRETPLHLQGPLLGMLTAWSQGIIGLSMFGAGVAVEIIEPRMLGLIGGAGFILISIMISIYYIRTRSRKAAGI
- the guaA gene encoding glutamine-hydrolyzing GMP synthase; its protein translation is MNKPNEIVVVLDFGGQYNQLIARRIRDLGVYSELLPYNTPAEKLRELAPKGIVFSGGPSSVYAENAPQVDRAIYDLGIPIFGICYGMQLMAHQLDGKVERAGKREYGKADVQFNEDTRLAKGLESRQTVWMSHGDHVTDLPSGFKLDAGTESAPIAAMSHPERNLYAVQFHPEVRHSIHGNEMISNFLYEVCGCEGKWTMESFIEDQIREIRQQVGDKKVLCALSGGVDSSVVAMLIHKAIGDQLTCMFIDHGLLRKGEAESVMETFVGKFDMKVVKIDARERFLSKLAGVDDPEQKRKIIGNEFIYVFEEESKQFDDFTFLAQGTLYTDIVESGTATAQTIKSHHNVGGLPEDMKFKLIEPLNALFKDEVRKVGEECGLPAEIVWRQPFPGPGLAIRVLGEVTEDKLTIVRESDYILREEIAKAGLDREIWQYFTALPNMKSVGVMGDARTYSYTVGIRAVTSIDGMTADWARIPWDVLEKISVRIVNEVDNVNRIVYDITSKPPATIEWE